Proteins encoded in a region of the Zea mays cultivar B73 chromosome 4, Zm-B73-REFERENCE-NAM-5.0, whole genome shotgun sequence genome:
- the LOC103654279 gene encoding probable serine/threonine-protein kinase WNK8 isoform X1, producing the protein MSAARRCGGVRRRLDRAAAGDNANGYVETDPTGRYGRFDELLGKGAMKSVYRGFDEERGVEVAWNQASLADVLRSPDAVQRMYSEVQLLSELRHDGIIGFHASWVDVPGRSFNFITELFSSGTLRSYRLRYPRVNLRAVRSWARQLLGGLAYLHARDPPVIHRDLKCDNIFVNGHQGHVKIGDLGLAAVLRRGGAAHSVIGTPEFMAPEMYDEEYDERVDVYAFGMCMLEMLTVEYPYSECTNPAQIYKKVTAGRLPDAFYRVDDDDARRFIGRCLVPAANRPSAAELLLDPFLLHHHHHAAAAAGTVPVPSPLPTTAVAAGAPPPSTCSSSAADDDVVSALDDDDEVDVPPRNDMTITGKLNAEEDTIFLKVQIADEASGHARNIYFPFDMASDTAAEVAQEMVKELDITDRHASEIAAMIQQEIGRLLPGRAQQHEYTYASRGGDYDDEERPPPFYYLSSSPASSHGSHCGVGPYAFGGFSGPCGSAWTKDHDWYALSDNDDDMSSVHSGKYSPVHYASGAGHEEAPASSSGSSKTRFGGGGSGSAAALARQLERQCSVSPQHAGRPRRREDDDDRAGRRRRMTRNRSMVDMRSQLLHRTLVEELNRRLFFNTVGAVENIGFRAPTTTAASSSSSARGGLDRGRRPGGGGKQRQLDDKEQQYFML; encoded by the exons ATGTCGGCGGCACGGCGGTGCGGCGGCGTCCGGCGTCGGCTGGATAGGGCGGCGGCGGGAGACAACGCCAACGGATACGTCGAGACTGACCCCACCGGTCGCTATGGACGG tTCGACGAGCTCCTGGGCAAAGGCGCCATGAAGTCGGTGTACCGGGGCTTCGACGAGGAGCGCGGCGTGGAGGTGGCGTGGAACCAGGCGAGCCTCGCCGACGTGCTCCGCTCCCCGGACGCCGTGCAGCGCATGTACTCGGAGGTGCAGCTGCTGAGCGAGCTCCGGCACGACGGCATCATCGGCTTCCACGCGTCctgggtggacgtgcccgggcgCAGCTTCAACTTCATCACCGAGCTCTTCTCCTCCGGCACGCTCCGCTCCTACCGCCTCCGGTACCCCCGCGTGAACCTGCGCGCCGTCCGGTCGTGGGCGCGGCAGCTGCTGGGGGGCCTCGCCTACCTGCACGCGCGCGACCCGCCGGTCATCCACCGCGACCTCAAGTGCGACAACATCTTCGTCAACGGCCACCAGGGCCACGTCAAGATCGGCGACCTCGGGCTCGCCGCGGTGCTCCGCCGGGGCGGCGCCGCGCACAGCGTCATCGGCACGCCCGAGTTCATGGCGCCCGAGATGTACGACGAGGAGTACGACGAGCGCGTCGACGTCTACGCCTTCGGGATGTGCATGCTGGAGATGCTCACCGTCGAGTACCCCTACAGCGAGTGCACCAACCCGGCGCAGATCTACAAGAAGGTCACCGCAGGCAGGCTCCCCGACGCGTTCTACCGggtggacgacgacgacgcgcGCAGGTTCATCGGCCGCTGCCTCGTCCCCGCCGCCAACCGCCCGTCCGCCGCCGAGCTGCTGCTGGACCCtttcctcctccaccaccaccaccatgctgctgctgctgctggcacGGTACCAGTGCCGTCACCATTGCCAACTACCGCTGTTGCCGCCGGCGCTCCGCCGCCCTCGACGTGTAGTAGCTCCGCGGCCGACGATGATGTCGTCTCGGCgttggacgacgacgacgaggtggACGTGCCGCCCAGGAATGACATGACCATCACCGGGAAGCTGAACGCGGAGGAGGACACCATCTTCCTGAAGGTGCAGATCGCCGACGAGGCGTCGGGGCACGCGCGCAACATCTACTTCCCGTTCGACATGGCGAGCGACACGGCGGCGGAGGTGGCGCAGGAGATGGTGAAGGAGCTGGACATCACGGACCGCCACGCGTCGGAGATCGCCGCCATGATCCAACAGGAGATCGGCAGGCTGCTGCCGGGGCGAGCGCAGCAGCACGAGTACACGTACGCGTCACGCGGCGGCGACTACGACGACGAGGAGCGGCCTCCTCCCTTCTACTACCTCTCCTCGTCCCCCGCATCCTCCCATGGTTCTCACTGCGGGGTGGGGCCATATGCCTTCGGAGGCTTCTCTGGCCCATGTGGCAGTGCTTGGACCAAAG ATCATGACTGGTACGCTTTAAGCGACAACGACGATGACATGAGCTCCGTGCACTCCGGTAAGTACTCTCCTGTGCACTACGCGTCAGGTGCCGGCCACGAGGAGGCGCCGGCCAGCAGCAGCGGCTCGTCCAAGACAAGGTTCGGCGGCGGCGGCTCCGGTTCCGCCGCGGCGCTCGCGCGGCAGCTGGAGCGGCAGTGCAGCGTGTCGCCGCAGCACGCGGGGCGGCCGCGGCGGcgggaggacgacgacgaccgggCCGGCAGGCGGAGGAGGATGACGCGGAACCGGTCCATGGTGGACATGCGGAGCCAGCTGCTGCACCGCACGCTGGTGGAGGAGCTCAACCGCCGCCTCTTCTTCAACACCGTCGGCGCCGTCGAGAACATCGGCTTCCGCGCGCCCACCACCACCGCCGCCTCGTCCTCCTCGTCTGCGCGCGGCGGCCTCGACCGCGGCAGGAGACCAGGCGGCGGCGGCAAGCAGCGGCAGCTGGACGACAAGGAGCAGCAGTATTTCATGCTTTGA
- the LOC103654279 gene encoding probable serine/threonine-protein kinase WNK8 isoform X2 has translation MHAQFDELLGKGAMKSVYRGFDEERGVEVAWNQASLADVLRSPDAVQRMYSEVQLLSELRHDGIIGFHASWVDVPGRSFNFITELFSSGTLRSYRLRYPRVNLRAVRSWARQLLGGLAYLHARDPPVIHRDLKCDNIFVNGHQGHVKIGDLGLAAVLRRGGAAHSVIGTPEFMAPEMYDEEYDERVDVYAFGMCMLEMLTVEYPYSECTNPAQIYKKVTAGRLPDAFYRVDDDDARRFIGRCLVPAANRPSAAELLLDPFLLHHHHHAAAAAGTVPVPSPLPTTAVAAGAPPPSTCSSSAADDDVVSALDDDDEVDVPPRNDMTITGKLNAEEDTIFLKVQIADEASGHARNIYFPFDMASDTAAEVAQEMVKELDITDRHASEIAAMIQQEIGRLLPGRAQQHEYTYASRGGDYDDEERPPPFYYLSSSPASSHGSHCGVGPYAFGGFSGPCGSAWTKDHDWYALSDNDDDMSSVHSGKYSPVHYASGAGHEEAPASSSGSSKTRFGGGGSGSAAALARQLERQCSVSPQHAGRPRRREDDDDRAGRRRRMTRNRSMVDMRSQLLHRTLVEELNRRLFFNTVGAVENIGFRAPTTTAASSSSSARGGLDRGRRPGGGGKQRQLDDKEQQYFML, from the exons atgcatgcacagtTCGACGAGCTCCTGGGCAAAGGCGCCATGAAGTCGGTGTACCGGGGCTTCGACGAGGAGCGCGGCGTGGAGGTGGCGTGGAACCAGGCGAGCCTCGCCGACGTGCTCCGCTCCCCGGACGCCGTGCAGCGCATGTACTCGGAGGTGCAGCTGCTGAGCGAGCTCCGGCACGACGGCATCATCGGCTTCCACGCGTCctgggtggacgtgcccgggcgCAGCTTCAACTTCATCACCGAGCTCTTCTCCTCCGGCACGCTCCGCTCCTACCGCCTCCGGTACCCCCGCGTGAACCTGCGCGCCGTCCGGTCGTGGGCGCGGCAGCTGCTGGGGGGCCTCGCCTACCTGCACGCGCGCGACCCGCCGGTCATCCACCGCGACCTCAAGTGCGACAACATCTTCGTCAACGGCCACCAGGGCCACGTCAAGATCGGCGACCTCGGGCTCGCCGCGGTGCTCCGCCGGGGCGGCGCCGCGCACAGCGTCATCGGCACGCCCGAGTTCATGGCGCCCGAGATGTACGACGAGGAGTACGACGAGCGCGTCGACGTCTACGCCTTCGGGATGTGCATGCTGGAGATGCTCACCGTCGAGTACCCCTACAGCGAGTGCACCAACCCGGCGCAGATCTACAAGAAGGTCACCGCAGGCAGGCTCCCCGACGCGTTCTACCGggtggacgacgacgacgcgcGCAGGTTCATCGGCCGCTGCCTCGTCCCCGCCGCCAACCGCCCGTCCGCCGCCGAGCTGCTGCTGGACCCtttcctcctccaccaccaccaccatgctgctgctgctgctggcacGGTACCAGTGCCGTCACCATTGCCAACTACCGCTGTTGCCGCCGGCGCTCCGCCGCCCTCGACGTGTAGTAGCTCCGCGGCCGACGATGATGTCGTCTCGGCgttggacgacgacgacgaggtggACGTGCCGCCCAGGAATGACATGACCATCACCGGGAAGCTGAACGCGGAGGAGGACACCATCTTCCTGAAGGTGCAGATCGCCGACGAGGCGTCGGGGCACGCGCGCAACATCTACTTCCCGTTCGACATGGCGAGCGACACGGCGGCGGAGGTGGCGCAGGAGATGGTGAAGGAGCTGGACATCACGGACCGCCACGCGTCGGAGATCGCCGCCATGATCCAACAGGAGATCGGCAGGCTGCTGCCGGGGCGAGCGCAGCAGCACGAGTACACGTACGCGTCACGCGGCGGCGACTACGACGACGAGGAGCGGCCTCCTCCCTTCTACTACCTCTCCTCGTCCCCCGCATCCTCCCATGGTTCTCACTGCGGGGTGGGGCCATATGCCTTCGGAGGCTTCTCTGGCCCATGTGGCAGTGCTTGGACCAAAG ATCATGACTGGTACGCTTTAAGCGACAACGACGATGACATGAGCTCCGTGCACTCCGGTAAGTACTCTCCTGTGCACTACGCGTCAGGTGCCGGCCACGAGGAGGCGCCGGCCAGCAGCAGCGGCTCGTCCAAGACAAGGTTCGGCGGCGGCGGCTCCGGTTCCGCCGCGGCGCTCGCGCGGCAGCTGGAGCGGCAGTGCAGCGTGTCGCCGCAGCACGCGGGGCGGCCGCGGCGGcgggaggacgacgacgaccgggCCGGCAGGCGGAGGAGGATGACGCGGAACCGGTCCATGGTGGACATGCGGAGCCAGCTGCTGCACCGCACGCTGGTGGAGGAGCTCAACCGCCGCCTCTTCTTCAACACCGTCGGCGCCGTCGAGAACATCGGCTTCCGCGCGCCCACCACCACCGCCGCCTCGTCCTCCTCGTCTGCGCGCGGCGGCCTCGACCGCGGCAGGAGACCAGGCGGCGGCGGCAAGCAGCGGCAGCTGGACGACAAGGAGCAGCAGTATTTCATGCTTTGA
- the LOC100381756 gene encoding uncharacterized LOC100381756 translates to MVDISECSPVPESVPAHPDPASVSPDAWRRFETAALAVVNKIQPTAASEHLRAAVVDYVQRLFWFQARYQVFPFGSVPLKTYLPDGDIDLTLFGPAISDENLANEVCTILKSEERRKDSEFEVKDVQYVPAEVKLVKCLVQNIVVDISVNQIGGLCTLCFLEKVDQHFGKDHLFKKSIILIKDWCYYESRILGAHHGLISTYALETLVLYIFHIFHKSLDGPLAVLYRFLDYYSKFDWDNKGISLFGPVSLSSLPELVTDPPDIQDDDFLQREEFLKECIESFSVLPRNSETNPRLFSRRFLNIVDPLKQSNNLGRSVSKGNFYRIRSAFDFGARKLGKILQVPSCLTVGEVNQFFRNTLKRNRTGLRPDVLVVSSDLVTNDPVSSDLDVERVNNVAPNNSCDVLSNQLSNINISDSNNHGSIKQKECNSMADHKETKSVSLGLLDSDATNHATTDSLSIRGGGNFSEASPVPSETSTLQSETGKKVDVRNDTTPSYYGVSAKQFTGRSHHYIEDTKHNAYPYSTGLVDGLGTSNSVLTSDTQPGGNNNDTVPNLTGDFDTNLHNLLYARGFHQDNPMTQLYYPMPMPPPLQYQNMHPSNGHGRKNPYGYAGRNGVVPGHVYPPSYFVYRPLYQADDHMTLRTRGTGTYFPDPNLRKDRPPTGRGERGRNHSHQNNYHKFHHHTRPDMPVDMIPLEELRHELPLQTYAPNANGHGIPSPMNIPISSPSSQSPRDPLNVPMHSPSSHVRKDNFHGNGFMLPQDSKLEFGTLGALPSEVASKDHANRSGSVSNNQASGPVSPMSVAKNTGMGSNGMRNVQPYRLKDSGDFPPLSS, encoded by the exons GTCTTTCCATTTGGATCTGTTCCATTGAAAACATATCTTCCAGATGGAGATATTGACCTGACATTATTTGGCCCTGCTATTTCTGATGAGAATCTAGCAAATGAAGTATGCACTATTCTAAAATCGGAAGAGCGAAGGAAAGATTCTGAATTTGAGGTTAAAGATGTCCAGTATGTCCCTGCTGAG GTCAAGCTGGTTAAATGTTTGGTACAAAACATTGTTGTAGACATCTCAGTTAATCAGATTGGTGGGCTGTGCACACTATGTTTTCTTGAGAAG GTTGATCaacactttggaaaagatcacctATTTAAGAAAAGCATAATTCTTATAAAAGACTGGTGTTACTATGAAAGCCGGATTCTTGGTGCTCACCACGGCCTAATTTCCACGTATGCCTTGGAGACTCTAGTTCTATACATTTTCCATATCTTCCACAAGTCTTTGGATGGTCCATTGGCT GTTCTCTATAGGTTTCTAGACTATTATAGTAAATTTGATTGGGATAATAAGGGGATCAGCTTATTTGGACCTGTTTCCTTATCTTCACTACCTGAGCTAGTTA CTgacccaccagatatccaagatgaTGATTTTCTTCAACGGGAGGAATTTCTAAAAGAATGCATAGAATCTTTTAGTGTTCTCCCTAGAAACTCTGAGACGAATCCTAGACTATTCTCACGGAGATTTTTAAATATTGTTGATCCACTAAAGCAGAGTAATAATCTTGGACGCAGTGTCAGTAAAG GAAACTTTTACCGGATACGCAGCGCATTTGATTTTGGTGCTCGTAAGCTTGGCAAGATTCTTCAAGTGCCTTCTTGTCTCACTGTTGGTGAAGTCAATCAGTTTTTCAGGAACACTCTAAAGAGAAACCGTACTGGTTTAAGGCCAGATGTTTTGGTTGTCTCTTCTGACCTTGTTACAAATGATCCTGTATCATCAGACTTAGATGTGGAAAGAGTCAACAATGTTGCGCCTAACAATTCCTGTGATGTTCTGTCTAATCAGCTCAGTAACATCAACATTTCAGATTCCAATAATCATGGCTCAATAAAGCAAAAAGAATGTAACTCTATGGCTGATCACAAGGAGACAAAATCTGTTTCTTTGGGTTTGCTAGATAGTGATGCCACAAATCATGCAACTACCGATTCATTAAGTATAAGGGGTGGTGGCAACTTCTCTGAAGCTTCACCAGTACCTAGTGAAACCAGTACCTTGCAATCAGAAACAGGCAAGAAAGTTGATGTTAGAAATGACACAACCCCATCATACTATGGGGTTTCAGCAAAGCAGTTTACAGGCAGATCTCACCACTATATTGAAGATACTAAGCATAATGCTTACCCCTATTCTACTGGTTTAGTTGATGGTCTGGGCACATCTAATTCAGTTTTAACATCGGATACACAACCTGGAGGTAACAACAATGACACAGTGCCAAATCTCACTGGAGATTTCGATACAAATTTGCATAATCTTCTGTATGCACGGGGGTTCCATCAGGACAATCCTATGACTCAATTATACTATCCAATGCCCATGCCACCACCCCTGCAATATCAGAACATGCACCCATCAAATGGCCATGGCAGAAAAAATCCGTATGGATATGCTGGTAGGAATGGGGTTGTCCCTGGTCATGTTTATCCACCTAGCTATTTTGTGTATAGGCCATTGTATCAAGCAGATGATCATATGACTTTGAGGACTCGTGGAACAGGCACCTACTTTCCTGACCCA AATTTGCGCAAGGACCGACCACCTACTGGACGTGGGGAGAGAGGAAGGAATCATTCCCATCAGAATAATTATCATAAGTTTCACCACCACACCCGACCGGATATGCCTGTAGATATGATACCTTTGGAGGAATTGCGGCATGAGCTGCCACTGCAGACATATGCTCCTAATGCAAATGGTCATGGAATCCCATCTCCAATGAATATACCAATATCATCCCCATCTTCCCAGTCTCCAAGGGATCCTTTGAATGTACCAATGCATTCCCCATCTTCCCATGTCCGAAAGGATAATTTTCATGGCAATGGTTTTATGCTCCCGCAAGACAGTAAACTTGAGTTTGGGACCTTGGGGGCATTGCCTTCGGAAGTTGCCTCTAAAGACCATGCCAACAGATCAGGTTCTGTCTCCAACAATCAAGCTTCTGGGCCTGTGAGCCCCATGTCTGTGGCCAAAAATACTGGAATGGGTTCCAATGGAATGAG GAATGTTCAGCCATACCGTCTCAAGGACAGTGGTGACTTCCCGCCACTGTCCAGTTGA